In one Zalophus californianus isolate mZalCal1 chromosome 10, mZalCal1.pri.v2, whole genome shotgun sequence genomic region, the following are encoded:
- the DNASE1L2 gene encoding LOW QUALITY PROTEIN: deoxyribonuclease-1-like 2 (The sequence of the model RefSeq protein was modified relative to this genomic sequence to represent the inferred CDS: inserted 2 bases in 1 codon): MGALVLMGAGASSGWLPLPPCPQGSPWEPEPAVPASISAEGVGPEQSSPSLDKGLKYPPGPWRHSCFGQTRGAGLVPQTHPQPGSPTSVLSLRYRPIHIPGESRDRADQGPGWGCGPSIWASVSPKSRMATVSLVHHWGDVETQGKDAPWTSESKVPARPLGLGRRGVALCLTPGPRSGPCLSLPAQPLCAMGGPRVLLAALWALGAAGAAALRIGAFNIQSFGDSKVLDPACGGVIAQILAGYDITLVQEVRDPDLSAVSALMEQINRCGEGGGGQGPXRSEPRPGSRGLVPCLDPGPGPCLRSVSRHEYGFVSSEPLGRDQYKEMYLFVYRKDAVSVVDTYQYPDPEDAFSREPFVVKFSSPRSAAGELVLIPLHAAPHQAVAEIDALYDVYLDVIDKWGTDDLLFLGDFNADCNYVRERDWPSVRLRSSEVFKWLIPDSADTTVGNSDCAYDRIVACGARLRRSLKPQSAAVHNFQEEFGLDQAQALAISDHFPVEVTLKSH, translated from the exons ATGGGAGCCCTGGTTCTGATGGGTGCAGGAGCAAGCTCAGGGTGGCTGCCCCTGCCACCTTGCCCCCAGGGCTCTCCCTGGGAACCGGAACCAGCAGTTCCAGCGTCCATCTCCGCAGAGGGGGTGGGGCCGGAGCAGTCCAGCCCCTCCCTGGACAAGGGCCTCAAATACCCTCCTGGGCCCTGGCGCCACAGCTGCTTTGGCCAAACCCGGGGAGCCGGTCTTGTGCCACAGACACACCCCCAGCCTGGATCTCCAACCTCAGTCCTGAGCCTCAGATACCGCCCCATCCACATCCCAGGTGAGTCCAGGGACAGGGCTGACCAGGGGCCTGGATGGGGATGTGGTCCCTCtatttgggcctcagtttccccaaagaGTAGAATGGCCACGGTAAGCCTAGTGCACCATTGGGGAGACGTGGAGACGCAGGGGAAGGATGCGCCTTGGACCTCCGAATCAAAGGTCCCTGCCcggcccctggggctggggcggaGAGGGGTGGCTCTGTGTCTGACGCCAGGTCCGCGCTCAGGACCGTGTCTgtccctcccagcccagcccctctgcGCCATGGGTGGGCCCCGGGTCCTGCTGGCCGCGCTCTGGGCCCTGGGGGCCGCCGGAGCAGCAGCGCTGCGCATCGGAGCCTTCAACATCCAGAGCTTTGGCGACAGTAAAGTGTTGGACCCGGCCTGCGGCGGCGTCATTGCGCAA atcctGGCTGGCTATGACATCACGCTGGTGCAGGAGGTGCGAGACCCGGACTTGAGCGCCGTGTCCGCGCTCATGGAGCAGATCAACaggtgcggggaggggggcgggggacagggcCC GCGTTCGGAGCCCAGGCCCGGATCGCGGGGCTTGGTCCCGTGCCTTGACCCCGGGCCTGGCCCGTGTCTCCGCAGCGTGTCCAGGCACGAGTACGGCTTCGTGAGCAGCGAGCCCCTGGGTCGGGACCAGTACAAAGAAATGTACCTGTTCGTCTACAG GAAGGACGCGGTGTCGGTCGTGGACACGTACCAGTACCCGGACCCGGAGGACGCTTTCAGCCGTGAACCTTTCGTGGTCAAGTTCTCGTCCCCCCGCTCGG CTGCCGGGGAGTTAGTGCTCATCCCGCTGCACGCAGCGCCGCACCAGGCCGTGGCGGAGATCGACGCTCTCTACGACGTGTACCTGGACGTGATCGACAAGTGGGGCACGGAC GACTTGCTGTTCCTGGGCGACTTCAACGCGGACTGCAACTACGTGCGGGAGCGCGACTGGCCGTCCGTCCGCCTGCGCAGCAGCGAGGTCTTCAAGTGGCTCATCCCCGACAGCGCCGACACCACCGTGGGCAACTCGGACTGCGCCTACGACCGCATCGTGGCGTGCGGCGCCCGCCTGCGCAGGAGTCTCAAGCCCCAATCTGCCGCTGTGCACAACTTCCAGGAGGAGTTTGGCCTGGACCAGGCTCAG gccCTTGCCATCAGCGACCATTTTCCTGTGGAGGTGACCCTGAAGTCGCACTGA